A single Carnobacterium inhibens subsp. inhibens DSM 13024 DNA region contains:
- the floA gene encoding flotillin-like protein FloA (flotillin-like protein involved in membrane lipid rafts), with protein MTTVAESPTNWIGFLFIAIIVIIVISLFFRFVPVGLWVTAYFSGVKVNIGTLVGMRLRRVAPQDIIRPLIKATKAGLDIDINELEAHYLAGGDINQVIDALIAAQRANIDLVFKQAAAIDLAGRNVFEAVQVSVNPKVIETPQIAAMAMNGIEVKARAKVTVRANIERLVGGAGEETIIARVGEGIVTTVGSAARHTDVLENPDSISKTVLRKGLDSGTAFEILSIDIADIDVGRNIGASLQMEQAQADKNIAQAKAEERRSMAIAQEQEMIAEVQKMRARVVEAEAEVPLALAEALKSGNLGAMDYYNMNNVNADTKMRNSISDTTERESDR; from the coding sequence ATGACAACAGTTGCAGAGAGCCCCACAAATTGGATTGGCTTTTTATTCATAGCCATTATCGTTATTATCGTTATCAGCTTATTTTTCCGTTTCGTACCCGTTGGATTGTGGGTTACTGCTTATTTCTCAGGTGTTAAAGTTAACATAGGAACACTTGTTGGAATGCGTTTAAGACGAGTTGCTCCACAAGATATCATTCGTCCATTGATCAAAGCCACTAAAGCTGGATTAGATATCGACATCAATGAATTAGAAGCTCATTATTTAGCTGGTGGAGATATCAACCAAGTTATTGATGCTTTAATTGCCGCACAACGTGCAAATATTGATTTAGTATTTAAACAAGCTGCTGCAATCGACTTAGCCGGAAGAAATGTTTTTGAAGCCGTACAAGTCAGTGTTAATCCTAAAGTTATCGAAACACCTCAAATTGCTGCAATGGCAATGAACGGTATTGAAGTTAAAGCACGTGCAAAAGTAACGGTTCGTGCGAATATTGAACGCCTAGTCGGTGGTGCTGGTGAAGAAACAATCATCGCTCGTGTTGGTGAAGGTATTGTAACAACAGTTGGTAGTGCAGCAAGACATACAGATGTTTTAGAAAATCCAGACTCTATCTCAAAAACTGTTTTAAGAAAAGGATTAGATTCTGGTACTGCTTTTGAAATTCTTTCCATTGATATTGCGGATATTGATGTTGGACGTAACATTGGTGCCAGCTTACAAATGGAACAAGCCCAAGCAGATAAAAATATTGCCCAAGCTAAAGCTGAGGAAAGACGCTCAATGGCGATTGCTCAAGAACAAGAAATGATCGCTGAAGTTCAAAAAATGCGTGCTCGCGTGGTTGAAGCTGAAGCTGAAGTACCTTTAGCATTAGCTGAAGCTTTAAAATCTGGAAACTTAGGTGCAATGGATTATTACAATATGAACAATGTTAATGCCGATACTAAAATGAGAAACTCTATTTCAGATACTACTGAGAGAGAAAGTGATAGATAA
- a CDS encoding ammonium transporter, whose translation MFSSADTLWVLVGTVLVFFMQAGFAMVETGFTRAKNAGNIIMKNLMDFVLGSLMYWIIGFGVMFGPSIAGLIGTPDLFVQGNYDTTIPGYVFLMFQTVFAATAATIVSGSMAERTKFSAYLVYTLVISTVVYPISGHWIWGGGWLAQLGFVDFAGSTAVHMVGGVTALIGAKLVGARIGKYDKDGKAKAIPGHSLTLGALGVFILWFAWFGFNGASTVSATGDETLSLIGTIFLNTNLSAVTATLVAMMITWTKYGKPDISMTLNGSLAGLVGITAGCAIVSPFGAVAIGAISASALVYGIEFVEKKAKIDDPVGAFGVHGISGALGTILVGVFATDGGLLYGGGVNLLGIQLLGVGSVVAWVTVTMVITFKLIDKTIGLRVTEEEEIAGMDISEHGLESSYGDFVTVPFGQKPVFGGLKFENQEPALALAGIESVSIDNDDTDPVLEFHRHSVNPLSTNKSKEGEITPLMKVDIITNESKFDDLKKDLNTIGITGMTVTKVQGYGMQKGHTAYYRGVEIEADLLPKIRLEIVVSKVPVSLVTETARKSLYTGAVGDGKIFVYNVENVIRVSSGDQGTKALEYDDVDKEEVKA comes from the coding sequence ATGTTTTCATCAGCAGATACATTATGGGTATTGGTTGGAACTGTTTTAGTATTTTTTATGCAAGCGGGTTTTGCGATGGTTGAAACGGGATTTACAAGAGCAAAAAATGCAGGAAATATTATTATGAAAAATTTAATGGATTTTGTATTAGGGTCTTTAATGTACTGGATCATTGGATTTGGAGTAATGTTTGGACCAAGTATAGCAGGTTTGATTGGAACACCGGACTTATTTGTACAAGGAAATTACGATACAACGATACCAGGATATGTATTTTTGATGTTTCAAACGGTATTTGCGGCAACTGCGGCTACGATTGTTTCTGGTTCAATGGCAGAAAGAACGAAGTTTAGTGCATACTTAGTTTACACATTGGTTATTTCTACAGTTGTTTATCCTATTTCTGGACATTGGATCTGGGGTGGAGGATGGTTAGCGCAATTAGGATTTGTCGATTTTGCTGGTTCGACAGCTGTTCATATGGTTGGTGGAGTAACAGCTCTAATCGGAGCAAAGCTTGTTGGGGCTAGAATTGGAAAATACGACAAAGATGGAAAAGCAAAAGCTATTCCAGGACATAGTCTAACATTAGGAGCTTTAGGTGTTTTCATTCTTTGGTTTGCTTGGTTTGGATTTAATGGAGCTTCAACGGTCTCTGCCACGGGTGATGAAACATTATCTCTTATTGGAACAATCTTTTTAAATACAAATTTATCCGCAGTAACGGCTACTTTAGTTGCTATGATGATTACATGGACAAAATATGGCAAACCAGATATTTCTATGACGCTAAATGGTTCGCTAGCTGGTTTAGTAGGAATTACAGCTGGATGTGCGATAGTTTCACCATTTGGAGCTGTAGCGATAGGGGCAATTTCTGCTAGTGCGTTAGTCTATGGAATCGAATTTGTCGAAAAGAAAGCTAAAATTGATGATCCAGTAGGTGCTTTCGGTGTTCACGGGATATCAGGTGCATTAGGAACTATCCTAGTAGGTGTTTTTGCAACTGATGGAGGATTGCTGTATGGAGGTGGAGTCAACCTTTTAGGGATTCAATTATTAGGAGTAGGTTCAGTTGTTGCTTGGGTAACGGTCACAATGGTTATTACATTTAAACTCATTGATAAAACAATTGGGTTACGAGTAACAGAAGAAGAAGAAATTGCAGGGATGGATATTTCAGAACATGGATTAGAATCAAGCTACGGTGACTTCGTGACGGTTCCATTTGGTCAAAAACCTGTATTTGGAGGATTGAAATTTGAAAATCAAGAACCTGCCTTAGCTTTAGCCGGAATAGAATCAGTTTCTATAGATAATGATGATACTGATCCAGTCCTTGAATTTCACAGACATTCCGTTAACCCTTTGAGTACAAATAAGAGTAAAGAGGGCGAAATTACCCCATTAATGAAAGTCGATATTATAACGAATGAATCAAAATTTGATGACTTGAAAAAAGATTTAAATACGATTGGTATTACAGGCATGACGGTGACAAAAGTACAAGGTTATGGTATGCAAAAAGGGCATACAGCTTACTACAGAGGGGTAGAAATCGAAGCAGACTTGCTGCCTAAAATACGACTAGAAATAGTTGTGAGCAAGGTACCGGTTTCTCTAGTGACTGAGACAGCTCGAAAATCTTTGTATACCGGTGCTGTCGGTGACGGAAAAATATTTGTCTATAACGTAGAAAATGTCATTCGAGTAAGTTCAGGAGATCAAGGAACAAAAGCTCTGGAGTATGATGATGTGGATAAAGAAGAAGTAAAAGCTTGA
- a CDS encoding ROK family protein has protein sequence MDYLGVDIGGTETNYGLINDQGELGEIKTKKTPMGSLTELLDLMEKIYNEYADQVEGMAISMPGIIHSKTGYAVHGGSLKYIKNLNMIEMLETRCQTTIHVENDGKAATLGELWKGNLKGIQYGIMLNLGTGIGGGIVVNGEVLKGQHFSAGEFSFIKTNSDKSKDADYMFGFQNGIKKLYQKIGEQCELPSESINGFKMFELIEDGNKKAAACLDEYCYTLAIQLFNLQTIVDPERIIISGGISGNPLLIQMIKENVKKVYEEELGEQLFIVPTIMKSKLGNNGNIIGALYNYKLNEE, from the coding sequence GTGGATTATTTAGGTGTGGATATCGGCGGAACTGAAACAAATTATGGATTAATTAATGATCAAGGCGAACTAGGTGAAATAAAAACTAAAAAAACGCCTATGGGTTCATTAACAGAACTTTTGGATTTGATGGAAAAAATCTACAATGAATATGCTGATCAAGTTGAAGGTATGGCTATTAGCATGCCAGGTATTATCCATTCGAAAACCGGGTATGCAGTGCATGGAGGTTCGTTAAAGTATATTAAGAATTTGAATATGATAGAAATGTTGGAAACAAGATGTCAAACGACTATTCATGTAGAAAATGACGGGAAGGCAGCGACACTTGGGGAGTTATGGAAAGGAAATTTAAAAGGTATCCAATATGGCATCATGCTTAATTTAGGTACTGGCATTGGTGGTGGAATAGTAGTGAATGGTGAAGTTTTAAAAGGTCAGCACTTCTCGGCAGGTGAATTTTCTTTTATTAAAACAAATTCAGATAAAAGTAAAGATGCAGATTATATGTTTGGATTTCAAAACGGCATAAAAAAACTGTATCAAAAAATAGGAGAACAGTGTGAATTACCGTCAGAATCAATAAATGGATTTAAGATGTTTGAATTGATTGAAGATGGAAATAAAAAAGCCGCTGCATGTCTAGATGAATATTGTTACACATTAGCTATTCAATTGTTTAATTTACAGACGATAGTAGATCCAGAAAGAATTATTATCAGTGGCGGAATCAGTGGAAATCCATTGTTGATTCAAATGATCAAAGAGAATGTAAAGAAAGTATATGAAGAAGAATTAGGAGAACAGTTATTTATTGTGCCTACAATCATGAAAAGTAAACTCGGAAATAACGGAAATATTATTGGAGCATTATACAATTACAAATTAAATGAGGAATAA
- a CDS encoding M23 family metallopeptidase, whose amino-acid sequence MKKRAIIGIIATVMFAGPFLPTIAQADTLEEMEQKKNELESQSSELNNRIKEQDETLNGLETEKSSLESDITTLQSQIDDTVLKLHAQEIKLEDSKAKVEQLKIEIEALKKLIAQRTGKLENQARSVQTDGNASNLIGLLLTAESFTDLVGRIGIVNQLVTANKTIVIEQEKDQTTLEMNETKAKAEKMAIEEIKIDIELSKNNLVAQKAELDDKIVQVAIQYDMTEEEKNTFVEEQQVIATQTSTLSEEMQKERQRIIEEEQARQLAIQKAAEQEAAKAAAEEEARLAAVEAQEKANQEETAKKAAEEKTTIASSSIKKSTNTNKSSSSTTNPSSSSNTSPSKEPVVQESKPSSNSGFIRPSGGYSTSSYGYRVHPITGDYKLHGGIDFGGGGAIVASKSGTVVIAGYDSGWGYYVKIDHGNGFQTLYAHMVAGSLLVSPGQQVSQGQQIGTMGTTGSSTGVHLHFEMYKNGSRVNPAPYLGM is encoded by the coding sequence TTGAAAAAGAGAGCAATCATAGGAATTATAGCTACGGTGATGTTTGCTGGACCATTTTTACCAACTATCGCTCAAGCCGATACACTGGAAGAAATGGAACAGAAAAAAAATGAACTTGAATCACAATCATCAGAGCTTAATAATAGAATCAAAGAACAAGATGAAACCTTAAATGGGCTAGAAACAGAAAAAAGCAGTTTAGAATCAGATATTACTACACTGCAATCTCAAATCGATGATACAGTTCTAAAATTACATGCGCAAGAAATAAAGTTAGAAGACTCTAAAGCAAAAGTTGAACAATTGAAAATAGAAATTGAAGCTTTAAAAAAACTAATTGCCCAACGAACAGGTAAACTTGAAAATCAAGCTCGCTCTGTACAAACTGATGGAAATGCTTCTAATTTAATAGGCCTTCTTCTAACGGCTGAAAGTTTTACAGATTTAGTTGGCCGTATAGGTATCGTCAATCAATTGGTTACTGCCAATAAAACTATTGTGATTGAACAAGAAAAAGATCAAACTACATTAGAAATGAACGAAACAAAAGCTAAAGCTGAAAAAATGGCCATTGAAGAAATAAAAATTGATATTGAATTATCTAAAAACAATCTAGTTGCTCAAAAAGCTGAACTCGATGATAAAATCGTTCAAGTTGCCATTCAATACGATATGACGGAAGAAGAGAAAAATACATTTGTTGAAGAGCAGCAAGTCATTGCTACTCAAACAAGTACACTATCTGAAGAAATGCAAAAAGAACGTCAACGTATTATTGAAGAAGAACAAGCCAGACAACTAGCCATACAAAAAGCTGCTGAACAAGAAGCTGCAAAAGCCGCTGCAGAGGAAGAAGCTAGATTAGCTGCTGTTGAAGCTCAAGAAAAAGCTAACCAAGAAGAAACGGCTAAAAAAGCTGCTGAAGAAAAAACAACAATTGCCAGCTCTTCTATTAAAAAATCAACAAATACTAATAAGTCCAGCAGTTCAACTACTAACCCTAGTTCTTCTAGCAACACAAGTCCTTCAAAAGAACCGGTCGTCCAAGAATCAAAACCATCATCTAATTCAGGTTTCATACGACCTAGTGGCGGATATTCAACCTCATCTTATGGTTACCGAGTGCACCCGATTACAGGTGATTACAAACTGCATGGCGGCATTGATTTTGGTGGCGGTGGAGCAATTGTTGCTTCTAAAAGCGGTACAGTTGTGATTGCTGGATATGATTCAGGATGGGGATATTATGTGAAAATTGATCACGGCAATGGTTTCCAAACGCTTTATGCACATATGGTTGCTGGAAGTTTGCTTGTTTCTCCAGGACAGCAAGTTTCTCAAGGGCAACAAATTGGAACAATGGGAACGACTGGTTCTTCTACGGGCGTACACTTGCATTTTGAAATGTACAAAAACGGAAGTCGAGTTAACCCAGCTCCTTATTTAGGAATGTAA
- a CDS encoding DUF4430 domain-containing protein, whose product MKVFKLGFIVAATFSLAACGNTTVQDSDSSAAKSNSLVEQQAKETLSVVMSLEQDGKEVEGATQELEVEEGTTVLEALKGQYEVIEEDGLILSIDGMEQDEDAGKYWLYEVNGEQPTVGAAECEIKDGDQVKWLLNALQ is encoded by the coding sequence ATGAAAGTTTTTAAATTGGGATTTATAGTAGCAGCAACATTTAGTTTGGCAGCTTGTGGGAACACGACTGTGCAAGACTCAGATTCTTCTGCAGCAAAAAGCAACTCTTTAGTTGAACAGCAAGCAAAAGAGACACTTTCTGTCGTCATGTCATTAGAACAAGATGGAAAAGAAGTTGAAGGTGCAACGCAAGAACTAGAAGTAGAAGAAGGTACTACTGTCTTAGAAGCACTTAAAGGACAGTATGAAGTAATCGAAGAAGATGGATTGATTCTTTCAATCGATGGAATGGAACAAGATGAAGATGCGGGGAAATACTGGTTGTATGAAGTAAATGGTGAACAACCAACTGTAGGAGCCGCAGAATGCGAAATAAAAGATGGAGATCAAGTGAAGTGGTTGTTAAATGCTTTACAATAA
- a CDS encoding CAP domain-containing protein: MRKFFSYCIMVIVLIGFGYWLANSSILENTKLGDTISLIADKASSAKIVVIEEPSSDHSQEASTSVELSSTSDDATEADKLNNEIVEKRVLELLNDLRKEVGVPQLTSNDQLKKAANKRAIETEESFSHTRPDGKATFTVLEEPDSEYSYQLAGENLAMGTYYLDENGMSEWLFDGLKNSPGHYENMVNKDFEEVGIGVHYDGENLYIVQLFGTPL; encoded by the coding sequence ATGAGAAAATTTTTCTCATATTGTATAATGGTAATTGTCTTAATCGGGTTTGGTTATTGGCTTGCAAATTCGTCTATTCTAGAGAATACAAAACTTGGCGATACGATTTCTTTAATTGCTGATAAAGCATCAAGTGCAAAAATAGTTGTTATAGAAGAACCTTCAAGTGATCATAGTCAAGAAGCATCAACGAGTGTAGAATTATCCAGTACTAGTGATGATGCAACTGAAGCAGATAAACTAAATAATGAAATTGTTGAAAAACGGGTTTTAGAATTACTGAATGACTTGAGAAAAGAAGTAGGTGTTCCTCAATTAACTTCTAATGATCAATTAAAAAAAGCAGCTAACAAACGAGCAATTGAAACAGAAGAATCTTTTTCTCATACACGCCCTGATGGGAAAGCTACCTTTACTGTTTTAGAAGAACCAGATAGTGAATACTCTTATCAATTAGCAGGAGAAAATTTAGCAATGGGAACCTATTACTTAGACGAAAATGGAATGTCTGAATGGTTATTTGATGGATTAAAAAATAGTCCAGGACATTATGAAAATATGGTTAATAAGGATTTCGAAGAGGTAGGTATTGGGGTTCATTATGATGGCGAAAATCTTTATATTGTACAATTATTTGGAACGCCGTTATGA
- a CDS encoding DUF6054 family protein yields MKEKQVILNGNSLEILEYFKKNLKFERYEQSTTYGFDFEYGKGYLTVFEKYFSRNDSVASLTLHIHPLENEQVELIMIVSGSETGIFKIDWWIGKSILKTMNKLIEEFK; encoded by the coding sequence ATGAAGGAAAAACAAGTTATATTGAATGGAAATAGTTTGGAGATTCTAGAATATTTTAAAAAGAATTTGAAATTCGAACGTTATGAACAATCGACTACATATGGATTTGACTTTGAATATGGAAAAGGATATTTAACTGTATTTGAAAAATACTTTTCTAGAAATGACAGCGTAGCAAGTTTGACCCTTCATATACATCCTTTAGAAAATGAACAAGTTGAATTAATAATGATCGTTTCAGGCAGTGAAACTGGGATTTTTAAAATAGATTGGTGGATAGGTAAATCTATTTTGAAAACAATGAATAAGCTGATAGAGGAATTCAAATAG
- a CDS encoding YjjG family noncanonical pyrimidine nucleotidase, with translation MKQYQTLLFDVDDTLLDFKAAESYALQELFKEHDVALTDDIKQFYQKMNQQLWTSFEKGEIKREELLHTRFSTLFQKLGLTLNGIHLDNLYRQYLEQSAVLIDGAEQLLQKLANYYDLYVVTNGVARTQIIRLNNSGLTTYFKDIFISEEIGYQKPKKEFFHRVFEKIPQITADKTLIIGDSLTSDIQGGINAGIDTCWFNPNGSINGTHPTTYEIHQLQLLEDMLLSPTVTAREIEQHSTVTL, from the coding sequence TTGAAACAGTACCAGACCCTTTTATTTGATGTTGATGATACCTTACTTGATTTTAAAGCAGCTGAAAGCTACGCTTTACAAGAATTGTTTAAAGAACATGATGTTGCATTAACAGATGACATTAAGCAGTTCTACCAAAAAATGAACCAACAATTATGGACTTCTTTTGAAAAAGGAGAAATCAAACGGGAAGAATTGTTACATACACGTTTTTCTACTTTATTTCAAAAACTTGGCCTAACATTAAATGGGATTCATTTAGATAACTTGTACAGACAATACTTAGAACAAAGTGCTGTCTTGATTGACGGGGCAGAACAACTGCTTCAAAAGTTGGCCAACTATTATGATCTTTATGTGGTAACGAATGGGGTTGCTCGTACCCAAATCATCCGTCTAAACAACTCAGGCCTGACCACTTATTTCAAAGACATCTTCATTTCTGAAGAAATTGGCTATCAAAAACCCAAGAAAGAATTCTTTCATCGTGTTTTTGAAAAAATCCCTCAAATCACAGCTGATAAGACCTTGATCATAGGCGATTCCTTGACTTCCGATATCCAAGGAGGAATCAATGCTGGAATTGATACGTGTTGGTTTAATCCCAATGGTTCTATAAATGGAACACACCCTACAACTTATGAAATTCATCAACTTCAATTATTAGAAGATATGCTCTTATCTCCTACAGTTACCGCGAGGGAAATTGAACAACATTCTACCGTTACTCTTTAA